A genomic segment from Drosophila willistoni isolate 14030-0811.24 chromosome 2L unlocalized genomic scaffold, UCI_dwil_1.1 Seg168, whole genome shotgun sequence encodes:
- the LOC6652324 gene encoding uncharacterized protein LOC6652324 has translation MKEMKVSRAISESSTTSDNTSDFIDIVKKYDVVYNNHNPDYKNVEVKMKVWAQIADEIGLSVEASKRKWKNLRDSYTKYLRSFRVGTKTSKKYQYWAHADHMEFLKPFQGPGRNSANGNAKSNDEDDTECDFGYQVLSKAASNSVEDDLKITISTASSDSVLITHTANTYTTSSNSTPILTPSIAKSMVPNVISPSNPITAVPLGPQILNTNSNSSLNSNCAAVAPLSSQTPPSTSNSSSNSAVVLPLPTATAVSKINANTFGHIPQIGLGVGSLTNQMFPLATLKAAAAAAGLPLPTSVALPGSNNSNNMGCLIIEPHLLAAADNFKKELSAAAAANAPLGLFQNLANQSAISINNRLNTCNNMNAIIPVLSQGDPPPTSLTAPPNSKVRRVQPSPQTTAINLSCTSGNSSSYHQPLPSKQRKVTDLREWDVSAVLQANRDLDANTLFFLSLARQVNAMPMKFQSLAKMRCMRIVSDLELELENFHCNDGAPPQDDCTVASDGSLNLKYFRSMDTPPPPIQDGSAIIIAPPHGATEGSTEHFVYVMSPSRVESMIDISSDEENTINSSCGVGPATTVGAT, from the exons ATGAAAGAAATGAAAGTGTCGCGCGCAATAAGTGAATCTTCTACAACATCCGACAACACTTCTGATTTTATCGATATTGTCAAAAAATATGACGTTGTGTATAATAATCATAATCCTGATTACAAAAACGTTGAGGTAAAGATGAAGGTGTGGGCGCAAATCGCTGACGAGATTGGTTTATCAGTAG aGGCCtccaaaagaaaatggaaaaatctTCGAGACAGTTATACCAAATACTTACGGTCCTTCCGCGTGGGTacaaaaacatcaaaaaaatATCAGTATTGGGCACATGCAGATCATATGGAATTTCTAAAACCCTTCCAGGGACCAGGCAG AAATTCCGCGAATGGCAATGCAAAATCCAATGACGAAGATGATACTGAATGTGATTTTGGCTATCAAGTGCTTTCCAAAGCTGCAAGTAATAGTGTAGAGGATGATCTTAAGATTACCATATCAACGGCTTCAAGCGATTCAGTTCTAATCACTCATACAGCCAACACTTATACGACGTCATCAAATAGTACACCTATATTAACGCCCAGTATCGCTAAAAGTATGGTACCAAATGTCATCTCACCGAGCAATCCTATTACGGCAGTTCCGCTTGGACCTCAGATTCTCAATACCAACAGTAATAGTAGTTTAAATAGTAATTGCGCTGCAGTTGCTCCTCTTAGTTCACAGACACCACCATCTACCAgtaatagcagcagcaacagtgcGGTGGTTCTGCCTCTTCCTACAGCAACAGCAGTTTCAAAGataaatgccaatacttttgGTCACATACCACAGATAGGTTTAGGTGTGGGTAGTCTTACAAATCAGATGTTTCCTCTTGCAACTCTGaaagcagcagccgcagctgCGGGATTGCCTCTACCAACTAGTGTGGCACTTCCTGGcagcaacaatagcaacaataTGGGTTGTCTTATCATAGAACCACATCTTCTGGCGGCTGCTGATAATTTTAAAAAGGAGTTAAgtgcagcagctgctgccaaTGCCCCATTGGGACTCTTTCAAAATTTGGCTAATCAGTCAGCCATTAGTATCAATAACCGTCTTAATACCTGCAATAATATGAACGCCATCATTCCAGTTCTTTCACAAGGTGACCCACCACCTACATCATTAACGGCGCCACCAAATTCTAAAGTAAGAAGAGTGCAACCATCGCCACAAACAACAGCTATTAACTTAAGTTGCACAAGTGGCAATTCTAGCTCTTATCACCAACCTTTACCAAGCAAGCAGCGTAAAGTTACCGATTTACGCGAATGGGATGTTTCAGCAGTGTTACAAGCGAATCGGGATCTTGATGCCAATACCCTATTTTTTCTAAGTCTGGCTCGCCAGGTGAATGCAATGCCCATGAAATTTCAGTCGTTAGCTAAAATGCGATGCATGCGAATTGTTAGCGACCTTGAGTTGGAGTTGGAAAACTTTCACTGTAATGATGGTGCTCCACCACAGGATGATTGCACCGTAGCTAGCGACGGTTcgttaaatttgaaatattttagaagCATGGATACCCCGCCACCTCCAATACAAGATGGATCGGCAATTATAATAGCACCGCCCCATGGGGCAACAGAAGGATCTACTGAGCACTTTGTTTACGTAATGTCACCATCGCGAGTGGAAAGCATGATTGATATATCGTCCGATGAAGAAAACACCATTAATAGTAGTTGTGGCGTTGGTCCTGCAACTACCGTAGGTGCTACTTAA